In Phaseolus vulgaris cultivar G19833 chromosome 10, P. vulgaris v2.0, whole genome shotgun sequence, a single genomic region encodes these proteins:
- the LOC137818569 gene encoding ELF3-like protein 2 isoform X8: MAEKSQAYNFRRSNLTKRTQENFINSKNSLKALDGEDVFITSGSAHGKSSSFQNNKDEGGCNLSCSLKNLNSFRKKVNSPGVVDPKSAQYGKIQMEELTKVSQNGQKPEEVLSLDGFGDMTDTSLMSLVQGRDSKSMNKEHRSLKDEIRSISVDSLKTLQGSSVHTHEEHATFGDKFNSRDHHMEKPAAGDVHKCSGELEIGRRFFLDKGAGNEDEETSAMHISPDNVVGAIGEQQFWKARRTIVNQQKIFVMQVFELHRLIKVQRLIAGSPHILLIDNLLLNKPPPKTSTTKKFQSDFVGEKPSSVVKLDSKSVKAPTAEHATNSAVEKIPIPCFNNITKGHTNQPPNFGHHLAKLPIASSDTNSKQSPSYVYPPPGNQWLVPVMSPSEGLVYKPVLGPCPPNAGFMAPIYGTCGSVSFNPLSKDVSSEAALAPSSHQKFGILSGSSLPQFLPPPFIHNPSSISASAVEQMGQSNGPENHNSCGEVNSAIIYQSSSNISSPTSQVMSRNISTHHSPKDKEPQRSTASSPSKRMSAAEVLPLFPLAPTFWQTEDRNTQVELQPRVIKAMPHNPKSASESAARIFRSIQEERKHL; encoded by the exons ATGGCTGAGAAGAGTCAAGCTTACAATTTTAGAAGGAGTAACTTAACCAAACGCACG CAAGAGAATTTCATCAATAGTAAGAATTCTCTGAAAGCACTTGATGGTGAAGATGTTTTTATAACTTCTGGTTCTGCACATGGAAAAAGCTCATCCTTCCAAAATAATAAAGACGAAGGCGGTTGTAATTTGAGCTGTTCTCTTAAAAATCTGAACTCATTTAGAAAGAAGGTGAATTCACCAGGTGTTGTAGACCCGAAGTCAGCACAATATGGGAAGATCCAGATGGAGGAGCTTACAAAAGTGAGTCAAAATGGTCAGAAGCCAGAGGAAGTGCTCTCGTTAGATGGTTTTGGTGACATGACAGATACATCATTAATGTCATTGGTGCAAGGTAGGGATTCTaaatcaatgaataaagaaCATAGATCTTTGAAGGATGAAATTAGAAGTATTTCAGTAGATAGCTTGAAAACATTGCAAGGTAGCAGTGTCCATACACATGAAGAACATGCAACTTTTGGGGACAAATTCAACTCAAGGGACCATCACATGGAGAAGCCAGCTGCTGGTGATGTGCACAAATGTTCTGGTGAGTTAGAAATTGGTAGAAGGTTCTTCCTTGACAAGGGAGCTGGGAACGAAGATGAGGAGACATCGGCTATGCATATTTCCCCTGACAATGTTGTAGGAGCTATAGGTGAACAGCAATTTTGGAAAGCCAGAAGAACTATCGTCAA CCAACAGAAAATCTTTGTCATGCAAGTGTTTGAATTGCATAGACTGATAAAG GTGCAAAGATTAATTGCAGGCTCACCCCATATATTGCTTATTGATAACCTTTTACTTAACAAGCCACCACCAAAAACATCCACCACCAAGAAATTTCAATCTGATTTTGTTGGCGAAAAACCATCCTCAGTTGTTAAACTTGACAGTAAATCCGTGAAGGCCCCTACTGCTGAGCATGCTACAAACAGTGCAGTAGAGAAGATTCCCATTCCTTGTTTCAACAACATAACCAAAGGCCATACTAATCAGCCGCCAAACTTTGGCCATCATTTAGCAAAGCTTCCAATAGCCTCCTCAGATACAAATTCCAAACAGTCCCCAAGCTATGTCTACCCCCCACCAGGAAACCAGTGGCTAGTTCCTGTCATGTCACCATCCGAAGGGCTAGTATACAAACCAGTCTTAGGGCCATGCCCTCCAAATGCAGGCTTCATGGCACCCATATACGGCACTTGTGGCTCAGTTAGCTTCAATCCTTTAAGCAAAGATGTTTCTTCAGAAGCAGCTCTTGCTCCAAGTTCCCACCAAAAGTTTGGAATCCTTTCTGGTTCATCTTTGCCCCAGTTCTTACCACCACCCTTCATCCATAATCCATCTTCTATATCAGCTTCAGCTGTTGAGCAAATGGGGCAGTCCAATGGTCCTGAAAACCACAACTCATGTGGAGAAGTCAATTCTGCCATAATATACCAAAGCTCATCTAACATATCCAGCCCCACAAGCCAAGTGATGTCAAGAAACATTTCAACTCACCACTCACCCAAAGATAAAGAACCACAGAGAAGCACAGCTAGCAGTCCTTCCAAGAGGATGAGTGCTGCAGAAGTACTTCCTTTGTTTCCTTTGGCTCCGACATTTTGGCAAACAGAAGATAGGAACACTCAGGTTGAACTGCAGCCAAGAGTAATCAAAGCCATGCCCCACAATCCAAAATCAGCTAGTGAATCAGCTGCAAGGATATTCAGATCAATACAAGAAGAAAGGAAACATTTGTAA
- the LOC137818569 gene encoding ELF3-like protein 2 isoform X7, with product MAEKSQAYNFRRSNLTKRTVSREREKRRSLQVTNLNFLCSLSFTSKNNSFQQENFINSKNSLKALDGEDVFITSGSAHGKSSSFQNNKDEGGCNLSCSLKNLNSFRKKVNSPGVVDPKSAQYGKIQMEELTKVSQNGQKPEEVLSLDGFGDMTDTSLMSLVQGRDSKSMNKEHRSLKDEIRSISVDSLKTLQGSSVHTHEEHATFGDKFNSRDHHMEKPAAGDVHKCSGELEIGRRFFLDKGAGNEDEETSAMHISPDNVVGAIGEQQFWKARRTIVNQQKIFVMQVFELHRLIKVQRLIAGSPHILLIDNLLLNKPPPKTSTTKKFQSDFVGEKPSSVVKLDSKSVKAPTAEHATNSAVEKIPIPCFNNITKGHTNQPPNFGHHLAKLPIASSDTNSKQSPSYVYPPPGNQWLVPVMSPSEGLVYKPVLGPCPPNAGFMAPIYGTCGSVSFNPLSKDVSSEAALAPSSHQKFGILSGSSLPQFLPPPFIHNPSSISASAVEQMGQSNGPENHNSCGEVNSAIIYQSSSNISSPTSQVMSRNISTHHSPKDKEPQRSTASSPSKRMSAAEVLPLFPLAPTFWQTEDRNTQVELQPRVIKAMPHNPKSASESAARIFRSIQEERKHL from the exons ATGGCTGAGAAGAGTCAAGCTTACAATTTTAGAAGGAGTAACTTAACCAAACGCACGGTGAGTCGTGAGCGAGAGAAACGAAGAAGCCTACAAGTTACCAATTTAAACTTCTTATGCTCATTGTCATTTACTAGTAAAAACAATTCATTTCAGCAAGAGAATTTCATCAATAGTAAGAATTCTCTGAAAGCACTTGATGGTGAAGATGTTTTTATAACTTCTGGTTCTGCACATGGAAAAAGCTCATCCTTCCAAAATAATAAAGACGAAGGCGGTTGTAATTTGAGCTGTTCTCTTAAAAATCTGAACTCATTTAGAAAGAAGGTGAATTCACCAGGTGTTGTAGACCCGAAGTCAGCACAATATGGGAAGATCCAGATGGAGGAGCTTACAAAAGTGAGTCAAAATGGTCAGAAGCCAGAGGAAGTGCTCTCGTTAGATGGTTTTGGTGACATGACAGATACATCATTAATGTCATTGGTGCAAGGTAGGGATTCTaaatcaatgaataaagaaCATAGATCTTTGAAGGATGAAATTAGAAGTATTTCAGTAGATAGCTTGAAAACATTGCAAGGTAGCAGTGTCCATACACATGAAGAACATGCAACTTTTGGGGACAAATTCAACTCAAGGGACCATCACATGGAGAAGCCAGCTGCTGGTGATGTGCACAAATGTTCTGGTGAGTTAGAAATTGGTAGAAGGTTCTTCCTTGACAAGGGAGCTGGGAACGAAGATGAGGAGACATCGGCTATGCATATTTCCCCTGACAATGTTGTAGGAGCTATAGGTGAACAGCAATTTTGGAAAGCCAGAAGAACTATCGTCAA CCAACAGAAAATCTTTGTCATGCAAGTGTTTGAATTGCATAGACTGATAAAG GTGCAAAGATTAATTGCAGGCTCACCCCATATATTGCTTATTGATAACCTTTTACTTAACAAGCCACCACCAAAAACATCCACCACCAAGAAATTTCAATCTGATTTTGTTGGCGAAAAACCATCCTCAGTTGTTAAACTTGACAGTAAATCCGTGAAGGCCCCTACTGCTGAGCATGCTACAAACAGTGCAGTAGAGAAGATTCCCATTCCTTGTTTCAACAACATAACCAAAGGCCATACTAATCAGCCGCCAAACTTTGGCCATCATTTAGCAAAGCTTCCAATAGCCTCCTCAGATACAAATTCCAAACAGTCCCCAAGCTATGTCTACCCCCCACCAGGAAACCAGTGGCTAGTTCCTGTCATGTCACCATCCGAAGGGCTAGTATACAAACCAGTCTTAGGGCCATGCCCTCCAAATGCAGGCTTCATGGCACCCATATACGGCACTTGTGGCTCAGTTAGCTTCAATCCTTTAAGCAAAGATGTTTCTTCAGAAGCAGCTCTTGCTCCAAGTTCCCACCAAAAGTTTGGAATCCTTTCTGGTTCATCTTTGCCCCAGTTCTTACCACCACCCTTCATCCATAATCCATCTTCTATATCAGCTTCAGCTGTTGAGCAAATGGGGCAGTCCAATGGTCCTGAAAACCACAACTCATGTGGAGAAGTCAATTCTGCCATAATATACCAAAGCTCATCTAACATATCCAGCCCCACAAGCCAAGTGATGTCAAGAAACATTTCAACTCACCACTCACCCAAAGATAAAGAACCACAGAGAAGCACAGCTAGCAGTCCTTCCAAGAGGATGAGTGCTGCAGAAGTACTTCCTTTGTTTCCTTTGGCTCCGACATTTTGGCAAACAGAAGATAGGAACACTCAGGTTGAACTGCAGCCAAGAGTAATCAAAGCCATGCCCCACAATCCAAAATCAGCTAGTGAATCAGCTGCAAGGATATTCAGATCAATACAAGAAGAAAGGAAACATTTGTAA
- the LOC137818569 gene encoding ELF3-like protein 2 isoform X1 produces the protein MNRMRGGIEESKEISPMFPRLHVKDAEKGGPKAPPRNKMALYEQFSIPSQSFAPGSASLFPLPLRNYTGPTSSSHISSNQSIQFTYNAPSIMAEKSQAYNFRRSNLTKRTVSREREKRRSLQVTNLNFLCSLSFTSKNNSFQQENFINSKNSLKALDGEDVFITSGSAHGKSSSFQNNKDEGGCNLSCSLKNLNSFRKKVNSPGVVDPKSAQYGKIQMEELTKVSQNGQKPEEVLSLDGFGDMTDTSLMSLVQGRDSKSMNKEHRSLKDEIRSISVDSLKTLQGSSVHTHEEHATFGDKFNSRDHHMEKPAAGDVHKCSGELEIGRRFFLDKGAGNEDEETSAMHISPDNVVGAIGEQQFWKARRTIVNQQKIFVMQVFELHRLIKVQRLIAGSPHILLIDNLLLNKPPPKTSTTKKFQSDFVGEKPSSVVKLDSKSVKAPTAEHATNSAVEKIPIPCFNNITKGHTNQPPNFGHHLAKLPIASSDTNSKQSPSYVYPPPGNQWLVPVMSPSEGLVYKPVLGPCPPNAGFMAPIYGTCGSVSFNPLSKDVSSEAALAPSSHQKFGILSGSSLPQFLPPPFIHNPSSISASAVEQMGQSNGPENHNSCGEVNSAIIYQSSSNISSPTSQVMSRNISTHHSPKDKEPQRSTASSPSKRMSAAEVLPLFPLAPTFWQTEDRNTQVELQPRVIKAMPHNPKSASESAARIFRSIQEERKHL, from the exons ATGAATAGGATGAGAGGGGGAATCGAAGAGAGCAAGGAGATTAGCCCAATGTTTCCAAGATTGCATGTTAAGGATGCAGAGAAAGGAGGACCAAAAGCACCTCCAAGGAATAAGATGGCACTCTATGAACAATTCAGCATCCCTTCTCAGAGTTTTGCACCAGGATCAGCATCCTTGTTTCCACTTCCGCTCAGAAACTACACAGGTCCTACATCATCAAGCCAC ATCAGTAGCAACCAAAGCATCCAATTCACCTACAATGCACCTTCTATTATGGCTGAGAAGAGTCAAGCTTACAATTTTAGAAGGAGTAACTTAACCAAACGCACGGTGAGTCGTGAGCGAGAGAAACGAAGAAGCCTACAAGTTACCAATTTAAACTTCTTATGCTCATTGTCATTTACTAGTAAAAACAATTCATTTCAGCAAGAGAATTTCATCAATAGTAAGAATTCTCTGAAAGCACTTGATGGTGAAGATGTTTTTATAACTTCTGGTTCTGCACATGGAAAAAGCTCATCCTTCCAAAATAATAAAGACGAAGGCGGTTGTAATTTGAGCTGTTCTCTTAAAAATCTGAACTCATTTAGAAAGAAGGTGAATTCACCAGGTGTTGTAGACCCGAAGTCAGCACAATATGGGAAGATCCAGATGGAGGAGCTTACAAAAGTGAGTCAAAATGGTCAGAAGCCAGAGGAAGTGCTCTCGTTAGATGGTTTTGGTGACATGACAGATACATCATTAATGTCATTGGTGCAAGGTAGGGATTCTaaatcaatgaataaagaaCATAGATCTTTGAAGGATGAAATTAGAAGTATTTCAGTAGATAGCTTGAAAACATTGCAAGGTAGCAGTGTCCATACACATGAAGAACATGCAACTTTTGGGGACAAATTCAACTCAAGGGACCATCACATGGAGAAGCCAGCTGCTGGTGATGTGCACAAATGTTCTGGTGAGTTAGAAATTGGTAGAAGGTTCTTCCTTGACAAGGGAGCTGGGAACGAAGATGAGGAGACATCGGCTATGCATATTTCCCCTGACAATGTTGTAGGAGCTATAGGTGAACAGCAATTTTGGAAAGCCAGAAGAACTATCGTCAA CCAACAGAAAATCTTTGTCATGCAAGTGTTTGAATTGCATAGACTGATAAAG GTGCAAAGATTAATTGCAGGCTCACCCCATATATTGCTTATTGATAACCTTTTACTTAACAAGCCACCACCAAAAACATCCACCACCAAGAAATTTCAATCTGATTTTGTTGGCGAAAAACCATCCTCAGTTGTTAAACTTGACAGTAAATCCGTGAAGGCCCCTACTGCTGAGCATGCTACAAACAGTGCAGTAGAGAAGATTCCCATTCCTTGTTTCAACAACATAACCAAAGGCCATACTAATCAGCCGCCAAACTTTGGCCATCATTTAGCAAAGCTTCCAATAGCCTCCTCAGATACAAATTCCAAACAGTCCCCAAGCTATGTCTACCCCCCACCAGGAAACCAGTGGCTAGTTCCTGTCATGTCACCATCCGAAGGGCTAGTATACAAACCAGTCTTAGGGCCATGCCCTCCAAATGCAGGCTTCATGGCACCCATATACGGCACTTGTGGCTCAGTTAGCTTCAATCCTTTAAGCAAAGATGTTTCTTCAGAAGCAGCTCTTGCTCCAAGTTCCCACCAAAAGTTTGGAATCCTTTCTGGTTCATCTTTGCCCCAGTTCTTACCACCACCCTTCATCCATAATCCATCTTCTATATCAGCTTCAGCTGTTGAGCAAATGGGGCAGTCCAATGGTCCTGAAAACCACAACTCATGTGGAGAAGTCAATTCTGCCATAATATACCAAAGCTCATCTAACATATCCAGCCCCACAAGCCAAGTGATGTCAAGAAACATTTCAACTCACCACTCACCCAAAGATAAAGAACCACAGAGAAGCACAGCTAGCAGTCCTTCCAAGAGGATGAGTGCTGCAGAAGTACTTCCTTTGTTTCCTTTGGCTCCGACATTTTGGCAAACAGAAGATAGGAACACTCAGGTTGAACTGCAGCCAAGAGTAATCAAAGCCATGCCCCACAATCCAAAATCAGCTAGTGAATCAGCTGCAAGGATATTCAGATCAATACAAGAAGAAAGGAAACATTTGTAA